TATGCAGGTGTACAAAACTCATTTTCTAAAATCCCCGCGATTCTACATAATATTCGTTTATCCGAATAATAGTATTATAACAAAAACACGCGCCGGAGCCAATGGCCCCGGTGCGGGATTAAGCCTTGGGGAGATGGGAAGGAACTGTTTCTGGGATCAAGTAGATCATTTTATGCTTTTTCTTTCATACGGCTTACCGTTATCTGTTCTGCCAAGGATGTAATCTGTAGAAGTACCATAAAAGTCGGCCAGCTTCAGCAGATGGATAACGGGAATCGTCTGAAAACCACGCTCATATCTTGAATAGACCGTTTGCGTGATATTCAGCAACTCCGCTATGTCCTTTTGTAAGAGGTCTCGGTCTTCCCGCAAATCTCTCAGCCGTTTAAAATGCATCTCTTTCAGACGCGAAAGTCATCAAACAGGTCTTCCGCGCGCACCTCCAATATCCTGCAAAGGCAGGCCAGCTCATAATCGGTGACGATGCGGGCATTGTGCTCGATCTTGCTGATCATCTGCTGATCCATGTTCGCGCCCAGCGTTTGCATGCGCGCAGCCAGCTGGGCTTGCGAAAGCCCGGCTTTGATGCGGTAGCACTTGAGCCGACCAGAAATAATATTTTTGTTTTCTCCAAAAGTAATCTTTTTCACCGTTTCACTCTAATACCACGTATTTTTCTTGACTTTATCACTAGTTTTGTCTTAAAATACGTTACATAAACGTATAAGAGCGAGGTGGACGATTTTATGGAGCTGTTATGTGATATGGTTATCCGTTTATTTGAAAACGCGCCGGGCGATCCGTCTGCGTTCGCTAAATGTCTTTCGCCTCTGCTCTCTGATAATTGCTATCAGGCTCTGGTTCAGATCAAGGCCGTCCTGGAGGACGACAGCCTGAACGACCGGGAATGTTTTATGAAGATCGAAAAAATCGTTAGCATCTATGAAGGGTTAGGCAGCGGCTGCGGCAACCGGCACGATTTCGGTTAAAATCAAAAAGCGCCCGCGCATCTTTATGCGCGGGCGCTGCTTGTTGTTCTTGCCTTACAGGGCCAATTTGTAGATCTCGTAAATATCGTCGCTATTCAGCGCGGTGAACTTGCCCTGGGTGCCATCCCCGTTGGACTTTTTGCACTTATCGGCCATCTCGCGCAGGTACTTATCGTCGATCCCCAGCTCCGGCAGGCGGATGGGCATGCCGATGCTCTGGAAGAACTTCTCCATGCGGCCGATGCCCTCCAGCGCCGTGAATTCAGGGTTCTCAAAGTCCATCGAGCAGCCCCACACGCGCACCGCAAACTGGGCAAAGCGCATCACGTCCTTCTTATACACATACTTCATCCATGCCGGGAAGATCACGGCCAGGCCAGCGCCATGGGCCACATCGTACCGGGCGGAAAGCTCGTGCTCGATCTGATGGCTGGAAAAATCGCTGACGCGCCCGCAGGAAAGCATGTCGTTATGCGCCAGAGAGCTGACCCACATGATCTCCGCGCGGGAACCGTAATCCTCCGGGTGAGCCAGGGCGATGGGCGCGTTTTTGATCAGCGTCTGCATGCCGGCTTCCAGTAGCCGATCCGTCAGGTCCACATGTTTTTCAGGCGTGAAATAACGCTCCATCATATGGGCCAGGATATCGGTGGCGCCGCAGGCCGTCTGATAGGCGGGCAGCGTATAGGTGAGCACCGGATTCATGATGGCAAAATCCGGGCGGTTGCCGTTTCCGGAAGAGCCGCGCTTGAGCATCCCGTCCTCGTTTGTGATTACGCAGGAGTTGCTCATCTCGCTGCCGGCGGCCGGGATGGTCAGCACCACGCCCAGGGGCAGGCGGTCGGTTACCGTCGGTTTATTGCCGTTTTTATCCCCGCCGTGGAAATCCCACACGTCGCCGTCATATTTTACGCCCACGGCGATCGCCTTGGACGAGTCGATCGTCGAGCCGCCGCCTACGGCCAAAACCACCTCTACGCCCTCTTTTTTGCACAGGGCGATGCCCTCGCGCACCAGCGACAAGCGGGGGTTAGGCTGTACGCCGCCCAGGGTTACCACCTCTACGCCCGCCTCCTGCAGCGAGGCGATCACTCGGTCCAGAAGGCCGCTGCGCTTGACCGAGCCGCCGCCAAAGTGTACCAGCGCTTTTTTGCCGTATTTGGCAGTCTCTTTGCCCACCAGCTTTTCCGTATCCTTGCCAAAGATCACGTGCGTAGGGGCATGGAAATCAAAATTAACCATTCTCTTTCGTTCCTCCTTGTCCTTTTGCGATGCCTGTCGTTCCCCTTATCTATAGCCGAACGGGTTTACCCGTGCGTGCCGATTCGTAGATGGCCAAAATAATGGCCAAAGGCTTGCGCCCCTCTTCGCCGGTGATGCGCGGCGGCCTGCCGCTTAGCAGCGCGTCCACCACATCCTCGATCTGGCGGCGGTGTCCCTCGCCGTAGATGGTCGCGCTCGCCGCTCCGCCGGGCTGCCCATCGTCGCCCTCTACCACATCCGGGCAGGGAGAGCCATCGGCCATACGCCAGTCGATCAGCGCGTCGTCCTGGATCACCGCGCCGCCCTGGTCGCCATAAATATCCAGCCGCGTATAAAAACCGGGGTTAGCCGTGGTATTGCCCTCGATCATCCCCAGCGCGCCGCTTTTGAACTTCACCGAGGCCACAGCCAAGTCCTCCACCTCGATGCGCACATGGCTGCGGGTGGCGCAGTAGGCATAGATCTCCTCCACATCCCCCATGATGTACTGCAGCATATCCACATAGTGCACGCTCTGGTTCATCAGCGCCCCGCCGCCATCCATCTCCCAAGTGCCCCGCCATCCGGCGCTATCATAGTATTCCTGCGAGCGGAACCACTTGGTATGGCTGCCGCCGAAGTTCAGCTGGCCAAACTTGCCCGCATCCCGCCCGGCGATCACCGCCTCGATGGCGTCGTCAAACCGGTGCTGGGAGATGCAGCTGAGCATCACCCCGGCCTCCTTGCAGGCGGCGATCAACCGGTCGGCCGCCTCCAGGGTAATATCGATGGGCTTTTCCACCAACACATTTTTCCCCGCTTTGGCCGCCATCACGCCGAAATCCGCGTGCATGCCGCTGGGTACGCACACGTGCACCAGATCGATGCGCTCATCCTTGAGCATTTGGGCATAATCCGTATAGGCCGTGGCGCCGTACGCCTTAGCCAGCGCATCCGCCTTTTGCGGGTCGATATCGCACACCGCTACCAACTGCGCCCGGTCCACCCCGGCAATGGCCCCCGCGTGCAGCGGGCCGATCACGCCGCAGCCCACGATCGCGCAGCGAATCATCTTTTCCATGTCTTTCCCTCCTTCTATTGCATCAGCCGATTGCTTAACCGGCTTTGGCTCCGATCTGATCGAGCACCTTCATCAGCGCGCCATAGGCCCGCCTGAACTGCTCTGGTCCATCCACCGCCGGGTCTGCCGACAGGTGGGGTTCCAACGTCAAAAACCCTTCGTACCCCGATTCCCAGAAGGCCCGCAGCACCTGGGCGATCTGCCCCTCCCCCTCGCCGGGGGCCCGGTGCACGTCGCCGATATTCTGGAAGCCCATATCCAGCGTACGCGCGGCATTCTCCTCATATACGGCGTCCTTCATGTGCAGATAGCGCACATACGGGCGCATCATCTCATAGGCATGGGGGTAATTGCGCACGTGGCAGTGTACAAAATTGGCCGGGTCATAGGTGGCAAACAGGTTACCGCCCTGTACAGATTTCAGGATCTCCACACAGCGCTCCGGCACATCGCCATAGATATACCGCTCGTTCTCATGCAGCAGGGTCACGCCGCTGCCCTTTGCCGCATCGGCCAAAAGCTGCATCCGGCACAGCACCTCCTCCCGGTAGGCTTGCGGTTGCTCGCCCTCCGGGATAAAAAAGCTAAATAGCCGGATATACGGCGCGTGCAGGCGCTGGGCCAGCGCCAACACGTGTTTAAATTTCTCTAAATGTTCCTCAAAGGGCTCGCGGATATCCACCTTGCCGATGGGCGAACCCACCGCCGAGGTTTGAAAGCCCCGCGCCTGCATGCGGGCAAACACGCCGTCGATCTCGTCAAGCGTATAATCGGCCACGTTCTTCCCGTCGATCCCCCGAAGCTCGATGTGGTGGATATCCAGTTCTTCCAGCACATCCATCTGGCGGTCCAGCTGTGCGCTGATCTCATCGGCAAAGGCCGAGAGTATAAAACGGCTCATCGTTTTATCCCTCCTGTTCGTCAAAAGGATACTTTACGCCGACCTGGCGGCGTACCTCGTCGCTGGCCCGGGCCATGTCCAGGCTCTGCTGCAAGGGCGAGATATCGCTCTCCAGCTGGCCGGCGCGGATGCAGTCCGCCGCGGCCATAAACTCAAACTGATAGCCCTTGCCCTCAAAGGGACAGGCCAAAAGCTGCTCTTTTCCCTGCGCATCGGTATAGCGCAGCACGCTCAAGTCGCTTTCATCCAGCTCTGCCCGGCCCTTGCTGCCTATCACCCGCAGTAGCGGCGGCAGCGCCGTGCCGATGGCCGTGGTGCCCACCGCGATGGTTCCATTATCATATTGCATCAGCATGGCCGTTTGCAGATCCACCCCGGTAGGGGCCAGCTGGGCCGTAGCCAAAATGCTTTGGGGCAGCTTGCCATCCATCATATCCCAGGTGAACGATAGGCAGTAGATGCCCATGTCCAGCATAGCGCCGCCGCCCAGCGCCGGGTTGAACAGCCGCGCCTGCTCGTGCCCCTGCCAGGGGGCGTAAAAGCCGCAGCTGCTCTCGATCAGACGAATCTCCCCCAGCGCGCCCTCGCGCACCATCTGACGCAGCCGCGTCATCGCCGGGAAAAAGCGCCGCCAGTTGGCCTCCATTAAAAAGCGCTTTTGCCTGCGCGCCTCGTCGATCATCCGCGCCACCTGGGCGGCATTGGCGCCCATGGGCTTTTCACACACCACGTGCTTGCCCGCGCGCAGCGCCCGCACCACCAGCTCCTCGTGCAGCGGATGGGGCGTGCCGATATAGACCGCGTCGATATCCGCATCGGCAAACAGCTCGTCATAAGAGCCATAAGCCTTCGGAATACCCCACTTTTGGGCAAAGGCCTGCGCGCGTTCCAGTTCCCGCGCGGCGGCCGCGTCCACCCGCACGCCGGTAGCGTATGCAAAGCAAGGGATCACGCGCCCTGCGATATCTCCGATCCCCAAAAAACCAAAGCGGATTGTTTTCATCCTGCTCCCCCCCCGTTTCTATCTGTTTATGAACGCTATTATTATACCTTTTTACAACAGAAAAGCCAATCCCCCGTCGGGGATTGCGCAAAACGAATTGCCCTGGCCCGCCATCCGTGCTATGATGCCTAGGAAGGGGATTTTTACCACACAATGTTCAAGGAGGAAAGCGCGTATGGAAGATATCAATATTTTTGTATTGGATAGCATCTATCCCGGAGTAGACTTCACCGTGCCGGAGTTTGAGCGACTGCGCAATATCGCCCCCAACCTGAAATTTCACATCGTACCCAAGACGAACCTGACAGATGAGATGGCCGCCCAGGCGGATATCTTTTACGGTTGCGTGCCGGTAGCCTTTCTGCCCCGTTGTAAAAAGCTCAAATGGCTGCACCTGGCCTCCGCCGGCGCAGCCGAGTATTGCGACCCGGCGCTTTATCAAAACCCCGATTGCCTGCTGACCAACTCCAGCGGGGTCTTTGGCATCCCCATTGCCGAGCACGTCATGGCGCTGCTGCTGGGGCTGACCCGCCGGGTGGACGAATTTGTGCGACAGGGCCAACAGCCCCTCTGGAAAAACTGCCAGCCCCTGCGGGATATTTGCGGCAGCACGGTGGGCATTCTGGGTTACGGGGATATCGGCGCACAGGTGGCGGGGCGCTTGCAGGGCTTTATGTGTAAAAAAATCGTGGGCGTGCGCCGGCATCCGGGCGCCTGCCCGCCGGAGCTGGACGCCCTATACGGTATGGATGCGCTGGACGAGGTAGTCGCCTCCAGCGATATCCTCATCATCTGCCTGCCTGGCACCAAGGATACCTATCATCTGCTGGATGCCAAGCGCCTTGGCTCCATGAAAGAAGGCAGCTTCCTCATCAATATCGGCCGGGGCTCCATTGTGGATCAGGAGGCTCTGATCGGCGCCCTGCAAAACGGCCCTCTGGCAGGCGCCGGGCTGGACGTAGTCACCCCTGAGCCTCTGCCGGCGGACAGCCCGCTTTGGAAGATGCAAAATGTGATCATCTCCTCCCACAGTTCGGGCGGTTCCCCCCACAACCCGGTGCGCTCTTTCGCCATTTTTGAGCGGAATCTCAAGCACTATCTGGCGGGCGAACCCATGGAAAACCAGGTGGATTTCAACCTCCAATATTGATCGGCAAATATCAAAAGGCTTCCTCAAACGAGGAAGCCTTTGCTTTTGCCCTATCTAGCGCCTAGCGCGCTAAAAACCTATCAAAACTATGCCGTAAGCAGCCCGCTACTCCAGCACAAAGTCATTTTCGATCAGCTTGACCATGGCGTCCATGGCCTCTTTTTCATCTTCACCCTTGACGATCAGGGTCACCGCATTGCTGCGGGCCACGCCCAGGGACAGCACGCCCATGATGGACTTGGCGTTAATCATCTGGTTGCCCTGTTTGATCAGGATCTGCGAGGAAAACTGATTGGCCGCCTGTACGAACACCGCCGCCGGACGCGAATTCAGCCCCTCTTTGTTATTGATGGTAATTTCTCTTTCCAACATTTAATAGTCCCCCTTTTCCTGCCGCAACTGCTGCGCCATCTCTTCTAAACGCCGCAAGCGGTGATTGACTGCTGATTTCCCCACCGGGGGGTCTAACATTTCTCCCAGCTCGATCAGGCTGGCCTCGGGATTATCCAACCGCACGGCCGCCATCTCTCTAAGCGGAGCCGAGAGCTTTGCCAGCTTTCCGCTGCTTTCCAGCGCCGTGATGGCCTCGATCTGCCGGGCGGCGGCAAACGCCGTTTTAGCCAGATTGGCCGTTTCACAGTTTACACTGCGGTTGACCTGGTTGCGCATCTCCTTTAGCACCCGCACGTTTTCAAGGGCCAGTACGGAGTTCATCGCGCCGATGACCACCAGCAAAGAGGAGATGCTCTCTCCTTCTTTCAAGTATACCACATAGCTGCCCTTTCTAGCTAAGTTTTTTGCCCCCAGCGAGAAAGAATTTATCAGCGCCATCAGGTCCCGGGCGAACTCTTCGGTAGAGAGCACAAATTCCAGATGATAGCCCTTTTCCGGCGTGGTCAGCGACCCCGCGCCCAAAAACGCGCCCCGGATATAGGCCCGGCGGCAGCAATCCCTGCGCACCAGTTCCCGGTCGATCCCCCGGTTAAAGACCAGCCCACCGCCCTTTTTGGAGATCAGCCCCGCATCCTCCAGCGCCTCGCGCGCGCCCTTGGTCACCGTCAGGTAATAGGCGTGGTTCTTTTTTAAGCGCCGCTTCTGGCCGCTGGCCACCTGGGGGGCGATGCCGTACACCCGCTTAAAAAGCCGGAACACCCGCCGCGCGCAGGAGGCGCTCTCGGTCGCGATGCGCAGCGCCATCTCTCCGCCGGAAAGGGTAATGGTGCCCGCCACGTGGATCAGCGCAGCCAGCTCCGCGCGCACGCAGCAGTCCTCCCCAAAGGGCAGGCGGCAAAGCTCCTCCCGCGTTTCGGATGAAAAGGACATCCCGACCCCTCCTGTTCACGCGGCCCTTTACCGCTTCATATCGTTGCCCATATCCCGGTGGGTGATGCTGACCAACGCTCCATCCTCCTTGAGCGCCGCATAGATCGCCTCTGCAATAACGACGGAGCGGTGCTGCCCGCCCGTGCAGCCGATGGCGATGACCAGCTGGTTTTTACCCTCATTGACGTAACCCGGCATGACCATGCGCAAAATCTCGATATATTTATCCAAAAAAGGCTTGGTCATGGGCAAGTCCATCACATACTCCCGCACGGCCTTTTCCCGGCCCGTATGGGCGCGCAGCGCATCGATGTAAAAAGGATTGCTTAAAAAGCGCACGTCAAAGATCAGATCCGCCTCCTGGGGCACGCCGTACTTAAACCCGAAGCTCATGACCGTTACGGCCAGCTGCCCCGCGCCCGCCTTTTGCCCAAAGATCCGCTCCAAAGAGCTGCGCAGCTCCTTTAAAGTATAATCGGAGGTGTCCACGATGCGGTTGGCGTTATCCCGCAGCGGGCTTAGCATCCTGCGCTCTTGCTCGATGGCCTGATTGACCAGCTCGCCCTGCTTTTGCAGCGGGTGGGCGCGCCGGGTCTCCTTATAGCGCTTGATCAGCACATCCTCATCCGCCTCGAAGAAAACGATCTCATAGGTACAACCGTAATCCTTGAGGGAGTAAAGTACCTCATACAGGTCTCCCATCAGGTTACCGCTGCGCACGTCCATCACCACGGCGACCCGGTCCAAGCCCGCGGCCTGGCCTACCTCCGCAAACTTAGGCAGCAGCTGGGTGGGCAGGTTATCCACGCAGAAATAATCCATGTCCTCCAGGTAGCGCAGCGCCTGCGTCTTTCCCGCGCCGGACAGCCCGGTTACTATCACCAAATGCATCTTAACACCTCCGCTTAGCGCCCGCGCCCCGAAATGGGGCCGGCGTTTTTCTTTCGCATCCTGTAATCCTTATTCTAGCCAGGCGGGCCTGTGCCCGGCAAAGCCCGCGGCATTGACGACGCGCCCCTCCGGCACGCCGGCCTGGCGGCAAAGCGCCATTGCCCGCTCAAATCCGCCTACCGCATCCGCTTCGTGCGCATCCGAGGAGAGGATGAACTGCGCCCCGGCGCTCAATGCCTCTTTAAGCTGCGCCGTTTCAGGCTTGGCATGCCGGTTATTGATCTCGATCAGCGTGCCCTTGGCCTGCGCCGCGGGGGCGATAAGCGCCATATCCACCGGGATATATTCCCCCAGGTGGCAAAGCGCGGCGATGCGGTACTGCTCCAGCGCATTCAAATACGCCTGGGTATTATCCTGCACGGTATCCTCATCCGGATGGAAGGCGTTGCGCAGCCACAGCTGGCCCGCATCCCTGACCCCGTAGGGCAGCGCCCCGCGGTGGAAGCCGCATAACACAAAATCAAAGGCCGGCAAAATACTCTCGGGCACATCCAGTTTGCCGCTGCGGGAGATCAGGTTGGCCTCGATGCCCAAAATCACCCGTATCTCCCGGTGGTACAGGCGGTTAAGCCTGTCCACCTCCCGGCGCATGGCCGGCACCTTGGGCCTGCGCACGCCGTAAGCCGGATGCCCCGGCCCATGGTCCGCAATGCCGATGACCTTCAGGCCCTTTTCCATGGCCGCGATCACATTTTGCTCGATGGTACCCTTGCCGTGGGAAAATACCGTGTGGGTATGCACATCCGCCATGATCTGCATCTTACCCATCCTCCCCCACGATGCGCACCTCGCATTGCAGGGCCACCCCGGCGTTCTCTAACACCCTGCGGCGTACCTGCTCGATCACAGAAAGCACCTGGGCCGCGCTGGCCCCGCCGTTATTGACCACAAAGCCCGCGTGCTTGGGCGAAACCTGTGCCGGGCCTACCGAAAAGCCCTTGAGCCCCGCCTGCTCGATCAGGGCGCCCGCAAAATATCCCTCCGGGCGCTTAAAGGTGCTGCCCGCGCTGCCCTTTTCCAGGGGCTGTTTTTCCCTGCGACGGGCATTTAAATCCTCCATGCGGGCCAAAATAGCCGCCTGCTGGCCCGGCGCCAGCTTAAACGCCGCCTCCAGGGCGATCTCCCCGGTCTCGCCCAAGCGACTGTGCCGGTAGCCCATTTGCATCTGCTCCGCTGCAAGCGTATAGATCTCCCCGCTTTCGGGGTTCAACACGCGCACGGAATGTAACACATCCTTAAGCTCCCCGCCGTAGGCCCCTGCGTTCATAAACACGCCGCCGCCCACGGTGCCGGGGATGCCCGCGGCAAATTCCAGCCCGGTAAGCGCCTTATCCGCCGCCGCGCGCGCCGCCTGGCTGAGCAAGGTGCCCGCGCGGGCGCGCAGGATATCGCCCTGCACCTGCGTGCCGCCAAACGCAGGGCCGATCTGCAACACCACGCCGCGCAGCCCCCCGTCCCGCACCAGGAGGTTTGAGCCGTTGCCCATTAAAAACCAGGGTGCGCCCGCCGCCTTCAGGGCGCGCAGCAGGGCCACGAGTTCTTTTTCATCCGCCACGCGCACGAAGATATCCGCCGGGCCCCCGCAGCGGAAGGTGGTCTCCCGTGCCATGGGCCAGTCGGGGTGTACCCGCTCCCCCGGCACGATATCCTCTACCAGGCGCCGCAGCGCGCCGGTTCGATCAGATTGCATTTTGCCTCCTCGTTACCGTCCTCTATCTAAGGGGCGCGGCCGCCCCCGTTGTTTACCAGTATTGCCCATATCGGGGCAAAGTAAGCCGTTCCCCCTTCTATGGGCACATCGGCTTATAGATCCTCCCTATCATACCAAACTCAATGGGGGGTTTGCAAGCCGATGAGCCCCTCGTACAATTCGCCAAACGCCACCTTATCCGCATCCTCTCCCGTCAGTGCGGTGATGCCCGCCCCGTCAAAGTCCGCCTTGCGCTGGGTGTCGTAATCGTACGCCGGCACGGTCAAAAGCTTCCCCTCCCGCACGGCCTGTTCAAAGGCGTAAAGCGGGTCCTCCTGCTCGTAAAAGCCCGCCGAGGGCGGCACCACGGCGGCAAACCCGCCCACTTTGGTGCAGATGACCTGGCTATCCCGGTTCAGAACGAATTCGACGAACCGGCCAGCCGTTTCGGTTCTCCCCTCATCCTGCCCGCCCTTCATGAGGGCCAGCAGCTGCATCTGGTCGGTAAAGATGCTGCCATCCGGCGCGCGCAGCAGCTGGCTGCTCAGGGCGATGGGGCTCTCCGCCTCCTCCGCCTTTTTGATCAGGGTCTGCATCTCCCCAAGTCCACCGGCCATCATGGCCGTCTGTCCGGAAAGCAGGCGTTCCATGGCTTTATCCTGTCCGCCCCCAAGGCCCTCCTCGTGCAGGCCCTCCGTCGGGCAGGCCACGCCCTCTCCCTCGCGCGCGGCCACCGCCAGCGCGAAATTGGCGCTGCCGCCCTTAGAGCCGGCCTCAAGCCCCCGTATGGGGATCTTATCCCGCGGCCGGTCGGGATTCGGTTTCTCACCCGAGAGCGCTATTAGCGCCTGCGCCCAACCGGCGGCATCCCAGGGCTCCAGCGTGACGCCGGCAGCAGAAAGCATATCGCTGCGGGCGATCAAGGCATAGGCACTGAACAGATAGGGGAGGCCGTATACGCTGCCCTCGTACCGGGCGGCGGTAAGCAGCGAAGGGTGCAGGTTATCCGGCAGGGGGTCTGCCGCCTCCTGCAGCCAGGCGGACGGGTCGTCAAAAAAGCCTGCGCCATAAGAGATCATATCCGGCAGATACCCCTCCCCCGCCTGGGCCTTTTGCAGCAGCGTATGCGCCTCTGTAGCCGAAAGTACCCGGATATCGATAAACACCCCGGGGTTGGCCTTTTCAAAGGCGGCGATGCGGTTGCGCAAAAACGCGGCGGAATCCCCCTTGCCGGTACGCACGCTGGGGATCTCCCACAGCCGCAGTACCCCACCCCAGCCGCTCTGGCTGTTCTGCAGGGATTCGGGCACCGGCGCCGGCTGGGCAGCCCGCCGGAACAGGCCAGGCAGCTGCAGCAGCAGCGCCGCGGTTAAAATACATACGGTAATGCTAAACCACCGCTTTTTTAGATTCGAGACCGGCTTTCTCACCCACACACCCCCGTTTACGCGCCCTTTACGGCCAGACAGCGCCTGACTTCAGGACTATTTTTATGCGTGCCCACCGGCGTTTAGCACCCGTTCTTCCGGGCCGGACGGGCAGCAAAAGGGCCGCGGCGTCATCCATTTCCGCGGCCCTTTGGGGTGAACATCATTTTTGATACAGGCTTTGTGCCTCTGGAAACCGCTTATAAAAGGCCGCATTGGCCCTTTGCAGGCGCTCCGTATAATCCCGGTACGCACAGCTGAGCACCTTTAGATTTTCCAGCAGCACCTCCCTGTATCCGCTGCGCCTTTGGAAATCCAGCAGCATTTGCTCCAGCATGCCCGCTGGCGAATTGCGGTAAGCTTCCGACCTCTTGAATTCCAGGTACTGGCGTATCTGCTCCTCCTGCGCCTCAAGGTATCGCTGGGGATCCTTCAGCACATCCTCCATTGCCGCCTGGTTACGCGCTTGCAGCGCGGCAGCGTCCTGCGCCGCCAGCGCCTGACGCAACCCCTCCTCCAGCTCTGGCGGCAGGTATAGTTCCACCTCGTCCAGGTAGCCGATCACCGCGCGGAAGGCTGCGCGCTTTTCGGGCGTATCCACCGGTTCATTTAAAAAGCGGCCAAAGTGCAGGGATAAAAACAGCCCGTAATTCCCCGGAAAGGCCAGCGCCATCCGCTCGCGCAGGGTATACTCATCCATCTCCATGCACTGCAGGCGGTCAAATATCCGTTCCACATCGTAATCCCGCGCCAAGGTAGATAGACAATCCTGCACGGTTTGCAGCCGTTCCATCTTCAGCTGCGAAAGATAGCGGTACTTTTCCAGCGCCGCCCCCTTATCCGCGCTTTTGAGGATGGAGCCGATCTGCTCCACCCCTATCCCCAGGCGCCGCAGGGTGGCGATCTCCCGCAGGTGCGCTACATCCTCCTCGGAATAATCCCGGTAGCCGTTATCCCGCACTCCGGGTGCGAGCAGCCCCCGGCTCTCGTAGTAATGCACCGCTTTTTTGGTCAGCCCGCTGCGGGCGCAAGCCTCTTTGAGCAACATCGTTCGTCCAGCCCTCCCATATGTCACCTCGTTAGCTCCATCATAAT
Above is a genomic segment from Luoshenia tenuis containing:
- a CDS encoding helix-turn-helix domain-containing protein, which produces MHFKRLRDLREDRDLLQKDIAELLNITQTVYSRYERGFQTIPVIHLLKLADFYGTSTDYILGRTDNGKPYERKSIK
- a CDS encoding helix-turn-helix domain-containing protein, producing MKKITFGENKNIISGRLKCYRIKAGLSQAQLAARMQTLGANMDQQMISKIEHNARIVTDYELACLCRILEVRAEDLFDDFRV
- a CDS encoding iron-containing alcohol dehydrogenase; amino-acid sequence: MVNFDFHAPTHVIFGKDTEKLVGKETAKYGKKALVHFGGGSVKRSGLLDRVIASLQEAGVEVVTLGGVQPNPRLSLVREGIALCKKEGVEVVLAVGGGSTIDSSKAIAVGVKYDGDVWDFHGGDKNGNKPTVTDRLPLGVVLTIPAAGSEMSNSCVITNEDGMLKRGSSGNGNRPDFAIMNPVLTYTLPAYQTACGATDILAHMMERYFTPEKHVDLTDRLLEAGMQTLIKNAPIALAHPEDYGSRAEIMWVSSLAHNDMLSCGRVSDFSSHQIEHELSARYDVAHGAGLAVIFPAWMKYVYKKDVMRFAQFAVRVWGCSMDFENPEFTALEGIGRMEKFFQSIGMPIRLPELGIDDKYLREMADKCKKSNGDGTQGKFTALNSDDIYEIYKLAL
- a CDS encoding Gfo/Idh/MocA family protein gives rise to the protein MEKMIRCAIVGCGVIGPLHAGAIAGVDRAQLVAVCDIDPQKADALAKAYGATAYTDYAQMLKDERIDLVHVCVPSGMHADFGVMAAKAGKNVLVEKPIDITLEAADRLIAACKEAGVMLSCISQHRFDDAIEAVIAGRDAGKFGQLNFGGSHTKWFRSQEYYDSAGWRGTWEMDGGGALMNQSVHYVDMLQYIMGDVEEIYAYCATRSHVRIEVEDLAVASVKFKSGALGMIEGNTTANPGFYTRLDIYGDQGGAVIQDDALIDWRMADGSPCPDVVEGDDGQPGGAASATIYGEGHRRQIEDVVDALLSGRPPRITGEEGRKPLAIILAIYESARTGKPVRL
- a CDS encoding sugar phosphate isomerase/epimerase family protein; this translates as MSRFILSAFADEISAQLDRQMDVLEELDIHHIELRGIDGKNVADYTLDEIDGVFARMQARGFQTSAVGSPIGKVDIREPFEEHLEKFKHVLALAQRLHAPYIRLFSFFIPEGEQPQAYREEVLCRMQLLADAAKGSGVTLLHENERYIYGDVPERCVEILKSVQGGNLFATYDPANFVHCHVRNYPHAYEMMRPYVRYLHMKDAVYEENAARTLDMGFQNIGDVHRAPGEGEGQIAQVLRAFWESGYEGFLTLEPHLSADPAVDGPEQFRRAYGALMKVLDQIGAKAG
- a CDS encoding Gfo/Idh/MocA family protein, with product MKTIRFGFLGIGDIAGRVIPCFAYATGVRVDAAAARELERAQAFAQKWGIPKAYGSYDELFADADIDAVYIGTPHPLHEELVVRALRAGKHVVCEKPMGANAAQVARMIDEARRQKRFLMEANWRRFFPAMTRLRQMVREGALGEIRLIESSCGFYAPWQGHEQARLFNPALGGGAMLDMGIYCLSFTWDMMDGKLPQSILATAQLAPTGVDLQTAMLMQYDNGTIAVGTTAIGTALPPLLRVIGSKGRAELDESDLSVLRYTDAQGKEQLLACPFEGKGYQFEFMAAADCIRAGQLESDISPLQQSLDMARASDEVRRQVGVKYPFDEQEG
- a CDS encoding D-2-hydroxyacid dehydrogenase, yielding MEDINIFVLDSIYPGVDFTVPEFERLRNIAPNLKFHIVPKTNLTDEMAAQADIFYGCVPVAFLPRCKKLKWLHLASAGAAEYCDPALYQNPDCLLTNSSGVFGIPIAEHVMALLLGLTRRVDEFVRQGQQPLWKNCQPLRDICGSTVGILGYGDIGAQVAGRLQGFMCKKIVGVRRHPGACPPELDALYGMDALDEVVASSDILIICLPGTKDTYHLLDAKRLGSMKEGSFLINIGRGSIVDQEALIGALQNGPLAGAGLDVVTPEPLPADSPLWKMQNVIISSHSSGGSPHNPVRSFAIFERNLKHYLAGEPMENQVDFNLQY
- a CDS encoding HPr family phosphocarrier protein, with product MLEREITINNKEGLNSRPAAVFVQAANQFSSQILIKQGNQMINAKSIMGVLSLGVARSNAVTLIVKGEDEKEAMDAMVKLIENDFVLE
- the whiA gene encoding DNA-binding protein WhiA translates to MSFSSETREELCRLPFGEDCCVRAELAALIHVAGTITLSGGEMALRIATESASCARRVFRLFKRVYGIAPQVASGQKRRLKKNHAYYLTVTKGAREALEDAGLISKKGGGLVFNRGIDRELVRRDCCRRAYIRGAFLGAGSLTTPEKGYHLEFVLSTEEFARDLMALINSFSLGAKNLARKGSYVVYLKEGESISSLLVVIGAMNSVLALENVRVLKEMRNQVNRSVNCETANLAKTAFAAARQIEAITALESSGKLAKLSAPLREMAAVRLDNPEASLIELGEMLDPPVGKSAVNHRLRRLEEMAQQLRQEKGDY
- the rapZ gene encoding RNase adapter RapZ, which produces MHLVIVTGLSGAGKTQALRYLEDMDYFCVDNLPTQLLPKFAEVGQAAGLDRVAVVMDVRSGNLMGDLYEVLYSLKDYGCTYEIVFFEADEDVLIKRYKETRRAHPLQKQGELVNQAIEQERRMLSPLRDNANRIVDTSDYTLKELRSSLERIFGQKAGAGQLAVTVMSFGFKYGVPQEADLIFDVRFLSNPFYIDALRAHTGREKAVREYVMDLPMTKPFLDKYIEILRMVMPGYVNEGKNQLVIAIGCTGGQHRSVVIAEAIYAALKEDGALVSITHRDMGNDMKR